A portion of the Scylla paramamosain isolate STU-SP2022 unplaced genomic scaffold, ASM3559412v1 Contig25, whole genome shotgun sequence genome contains these proteins:
- the LOC135097560 gene encoding uncharacterized protein LOC135097560 isoform X3: MVFVGIISMTEAGLYVHWISATIPNSSACAQVPTKITISSSLSLRQCWAMLVLLLGGLAVGLATLFLEVMMVGTLGR; the protein is encoded by the exons GATAATCTCCATGACCGAGGCTGGACTGTACGTACACTGGATCTCTGCAACTATTCCCAACTCCAGCGCCTGTGCCCAAGTGCCGACCAAGATCACCATCAgctcgtctctctccctcaggcaGTGCTGG GCCATGCTTGTGCTACTGTTAGGAGGACTGGCGGTCGGCCTCGCCACTCTCTTTTTGGAAGTAATGATGGTTGGAACCTTGGGTCGCTGA